The following proteins come from a genomic window of Flavobacterium crocinum:
- a CDS encoding glutamate-5-semialdehyde dehydrogenase, translating to MKPLAIETRNAVLRTMAKLVEQERNEIILTNQEDLADYDGSDLAMEERLKVDDKKVDEMILSLNQLASQEDPVGVERFHFTHDNGIKVINKTAAFGTILIIYESRPDVTIEAGGIAFKSGNKILLKGGKESLKSNLKIVSLWHKALEENGVSKDWVEYLNYNRTETQAFLEKPTQKVDLIVPRGGEKLIEFVKAHATCPVIVSGRGNNFVYVHEKADTDLALKVILNAKTAKISACNALDKVLIDSKLPNFEGFTAMLIEALLEAKVEVIVDKSLENFENTKTLENEDIWYEEFLDYKIVIGTIDSKEHAIDMINKYCGGHSAAIITRDNEVAQQFMESIDAAAVYQNASTRFTDGGQFGLGGELAISTDKLHQRGPIGLQHLVTNKWYVYGEGQIR from the coding sequence ATGAAACCATTAGCAATTGAAACACGTAACGCGGTTTTGCGGACTATGGCAAAGCTGGTCGAGCAAGAGCGGAATGAGATAATCCTAACTAATCAGGAAGATCTTGCCGATTATGACGGCTCAGATTTAGCGATGGAAGAACGCTTAAAAGTAGATGATAAAAAAGTCGACGAGATGATTTTATCATTAAATCAATTGGCTTCACAGGAAGACCCCGTTGGCGTTGAGCGTTTTCATTTCACACATGATAATGGAATAAAAGTCATTAATAAAACAGCTGCTTTCGGAACGATTTTAATTATTTACGAATCTCGTCCTGACGTTACAATCGAAGCCGGCGGAATTGCCTTTAAATCCGGAAATAAGATTTTATTAAAAGGAGGAAAAGAGTCTTTAAAATCAAATTTAAAAATTGTAAGTCTTTGGCACAAAGCTTTAGAAGAAAACGGAGTTTCAAAAGACTGGGTGGAATATCTGAATTATAACAGAACAGAAACTCAGGCTTTTTTAGAAAAACCAACTCAAAAAGTCGATTTAATAGTTCCAAGAGGCGGAGAAAAATTAATTGAGTTTGTAAAAGCACACGCAACCTGTCCCGTAATCGTAAGCGGACGCGGGAATAATTTTGTTTACGTTCATGAAAAAGCAGATACTGATTTGGCTTTGAAAGTGATTTTGAATGCTAAGACTGCGAAAATATCAGCTTGCAATGCTTTGGATAAAGTTTTAATCGATTCTAAACTCCCAAATTTTGAAGGTTTCACCGCTATGCTGATTGAAGCTTTGCTAGAAGCAAAAGTCGAAGTTATTGTGGATAAATCTTTAGAGAATTTTGAAAATACCAAAACCCTTGAAAACGAAGATATTTGGTACGAAGAATTTCTAGATTATAAAATTGTAATCGGAACAATCGATTCTAAGGAACATGCCATTGATATGATTAATAAATATTGTGGAGGACATTCAGCAGCAATTATTACAAGAGATAATGAAGTCGCACAGCAATTTATGGAATCAATAGATGCTGCGGCAGTTTACCAAAATGCGTCAACTCGTTTTACAGACGGAGGACAATTCGGTCTTGGAGGAGAATTAGCAATAAGCACAGATAAATTGCATCAACGTGGCCCAATTGGACTTCAGCATTTGGTAACCAATAAATGGTACGTTTACGGAGAAGGACAGATAAGATAA
- the argB gene encoding acetylglutamate kinase: MNVSVIKIGGNIIDNPAELEQFLTDFSKIEGYKVLVHGGGKSATKMAQSIGLVPQMIDGRRITDAPMLDVVVMIYAGQINKHIVAQLQAKDNNAIGFSGADGNLIQSTKRNHPTIDYGFVGDVKQVNTKLLATLLEAGVVPVFCAITHDKNGQLLNTNADTIASELSIALSEVFDVTLTYCFEKQGVLQDSEDDSSVITEINEVLYHKLKEEKVIHSGMIPKLDNCFNSLSRGVQKIKIGHHKMLQNSDIPHTTITL; encoded by the coding sequence ATGAACGTATCAGTAATCAAAATAGGTGGAAACATCATCGACAATCCGGCAGAATTAGAACAATTCTTAACCGATTTTTCTAAAATAGAAGGCTATAAAGTTTTAGTTCACGGAGGTGGAAAATCGGCTACAAAAATGGCGCAGAGTATTGGTTTAGTTCCGCAAATGATTGACGGACGTCGAATTACAGATGCTCCAATGCTTGATGTTGTTGTGATGATTTACGCAGGTCAAATCAACAAACATATTGTAGCGCAGTTACAGGCTAAAGATAATAATGCCATTGGTTTTTCTGGTGCTGACGGAAATTTGATTCAGTCCACAAAAAGAAACCACCCAACAATCGATTACGGATTTGTAGGCGACGTAAAACAAGTAAACACGAAGTTGCTAGCTACTTTGTTAGAAGCTGGAGTTGTTCCTGTTTTCTGTGCCATCACACACGATAAAAACGGACAATTGTTAAACACTAACGCTGATACAATTGCAAGTGAACTATCAATTGCTTTATCTGAAGTTTTTGATGTTACGTTGACATATTGTTTTGAAAAACAAGGCGTTTTACAAGATTCTGAAGACGATTCATCTGTAATTACTGAAATCAATGAAGTTTTATATCATAAACTAAAAGAAGAAAAAGTAATCCATTCCGGAATGATTCCAAAATTGGATAACTGTTTCAATAGTTTGTCAAGAGGCGTGCAGAAAATCAAAATTGGACATCACAAAATGCTCCAAAATTCAGATATTCCGCATACAACGATTACGTTGTAA
- a CDS encoding M20 family metallo-hydrolase — protein sequence MKNIDTLTQEAISLLKSLIETPSFSSEEDQTALLIENWFNQNEIPFKRENNNVWAFNKYFDENKPTLLLNSHHDTVRPNQAYTNDPFKAIEKDGKLFGLGSNDAGGCLVSLLATFVHFYEHQNLSHNIVIVASAEEESSGKNGLNSVLKSLPELDCAIVGEPTLMQLAVAEKGLLVLDVKVKGTASHAAHQNDDNALYKSIPVMEWFKNYKFDKISDVLGPVKMTVTQINAGKQHNVVPSECDLVVDIRVTDRYTNAEILEVVKANVNAEVTPRSMHLNASSIPIEHGLVQAGIALGRTTYGSPTLSDQSVLSCQSLKLGPGETLRSHSADEFIFVNEIVEGVDLYIKILTDFFKL from the coding sequence ATGAAAAATATAGATACGCTTACCCAAGAAGCAATTAGTTTATTAAAAAGCCTAATCGAAACCCCTTCATTTTCAAGTGAAGAAGATCAGACGGCTCTTTTAATCGAAAATTGGTTCAATCAGAATGAAATTCCATTCAAGAGAGAAAATAACAATGTGTGGGCTTTCAACAAATATTTCGACGAAAACAAACCAACACTTTTATTAAATTCACATCATGATACGGTTCGACCAAATCAGGCGTACACCAACGATCCGTTCAAAGCGATTGAAAAAGACGGAAAACTATTCGGTTTAGGAAGCAATGATGCAGGAGGCTGTTTAGTTTCGTTACTGGCAACTTTTGTACATTTCTACGAACATCAAAACCTTTCTCACAATATTGTAATCGTGGCTTCTGCTGAAGAAGAAAGCAGTGGAAAAAATGGTCTAAATAGCGTTTTAAAAAGCTTACCAGAACTAGATTGTGCCATTGTTGGAGAACCAACTTTAATGCAATTAGCAGTTGCAGAAAAAGGTCTTTTAGTTTTAGATGTAAAAGTAAAAGGAACGGCAAGCCACGCCGCACATCAAAACGACGACAATGCATTATACAAATCAATTCCGGTAATGGAATGGTTTAAAAACTATAAATTCGACAAAATCTCAGACGTTTTAGGACCTGTAAAAATGACCGTGACGCAGATTAATGCAGGAAAACAACATAATGTTGTGCCATCAGAATGTGATTTGGTTGTGGATATTCGTGTAACAGACCGTTACACAAATGCTGAAATTTTAGAAGTGGTTAAAGCAAATGTAAATGCCGAAGTAACACCAAGATCAATGCATTTAAATGCATCATCAATTCCAATTGAGCACGGTTTGGTTCAGGCCGGAATTGCTTTGGGAAGAACAACATATGGTTCGCCAACACTTTCAGATCAATCCGTTTTAAGCTGTCAGTCTTTGAAATTAGGACCAGGAGAAACATTACGTTCGCATTCAGCCGATGAATTTATTTTTGTAAATGAAATTGTAGAAGGGGTCGATTTGTATATCAAAATACTAACCGATTTCTTTAAATTATAA
- a CDS encoding aspartate aminotransferase family protein — translation MNLFNVYPLYDITPVKAVDCTIIDDKGVEYLDLYSGHGVISIGHTQPDYVAKLKNQIDNLGFYSNAIQNPLQVELAQKLGKLSGLEDYELFLCSSGAEANENALKLASFHNGKSRVVAFDNSFHGRTSAAVAVTDNKKIVAPINAQQEVTFLPLNQIELVEAELAKGDVTAVIIEGIQGVGGLDQGTTEFFQALEKACKKHDVVLILDEVQSGYGRSGKFFAFQHHGINADIISVAKGMGNGFPVGAILISPKFEASFGLLGTTFGGSHLSCAAGIAVLDVIEKLDLQKNVNEVYEYFLEKIKEVEGIKQVKGKGLMLGVEFDFDVAALRKKLIIEKHIFTGSANNKNLLRILPPLTVKKADIDTFVKALKESLEELKN, via the coding sequence ATGAACTTATTCAACGTTTACCCATTATACGACATCACTCCAGTAAAAGCAGTAGATTGTACCATTATTGACGACAAAGGAGTAGAATATTTAGATTTATACAGCGGACATGGTGTGATTTCTATCGGACACACACAGCCGGATTATGTAGCAAAACTTAAAAATCAAATAGACAATTTAGGATTTTATTCTAATGCCATTCAGAATCCTTTACAGGTTGAATTGGCTCAGAAGTTAGGAAAGCTTTCTGGTCTTGAAGATTACGAATTGTTTTTATGCAGTTCTGGAGCTGAAGCAAACGAAAATGCTTTAAAGTTAGCTTCTTTCCACAACGGTAAATCAAGAGTGGTAGCTTTTGATAACTCTTTCCACGGAAGAACTTCTGCAGCAGTCGCCGTTACAGATAACAAAAAAATTGTTGCGCCAATAAATGCACAGCAAGAAGTAACGTTTTTGCCACTAAACCAAATTGAATTAGTTGAAGCTGAATTAGCTAAAGGCGATGTTACAGCAGTAATTATCGAAGGAATTCAAGGAGTTGGAGGTTTAGATCAAGGAACAACAGAATTTTTTCAAGCGTTAGAAAAAGCGTGTAAAAAACATGACGTTGTTTTGATTTTAGATGAAGTACAATCAGGATACGGAAGAAGCGGAAAATTCTTCGCTTTCCAACATCACGGAATCAACGCTGATATTATTTCAGTTGCAAAAGGAATGGGGAACGGTTTTCCTGTTGGAGCGATCTTAATTTCTCCAAAATTCGAAGCAAGTTTCGGATTATTAGGAACTACTTTCGGCGGAAGCCATTTGTCTTGCGCAGCAGGAATTGCAGTTTTAGATGTAATCGAAAAACTAGATTTACAAAAAAATGTAAACGAAGTTTATGAATATTTCTTAGAAAAAATCAAAGAAGTTGAGGGAATCAAACAAGTAAAAGGAAAAGGATTAATGCTTGGAGTGGAGTTTGATTTTGATGTTGCGGCTTTAAGAAAGAAATTAATCATCGAAAAACACATTTTTACAGGAAGCGCCAACAATAAAAATCTGTTAAGAATTTTACCGCCTTTAACTGTCAAAAAAGCAGATATAGATACGTTTGTAAAAGCTTTAAAAGAAAGTTTGGAAGAATTAAAAAACTAA
- the argH gene encoding argininosuccinate lyase, whose protein sequence is MKLWEKGIPTDKQIEQFTVGNDRELDLVLAKYDALGSIAHAKMLGQIGLLTSEETTSLVDALNEIIADIVVGNFEIEDSFEDVHSKIEYLLTVKLGDAGKKIHTARSRNDQVLVDVNLYLKDVVKELKEQVKTLFDLMMESAEKHQNVLLPGYTHLQIAMPSSFGMWFSAYAETLIDDITMLNAALKIVDQNPLGSAAGYGSSFPINRTFTTQELGFETLKYNSVAAQMSRGKSEKTVAFAMSSVAATLAKFSMDVCLYMSQNFDFIGLPAHLTTGSSIMPHKKNPDVFELIRGKCNKIQALPYEITLITNNLPSGYHRDLQLLKEGLFPAIQTLKSCLDIAIFSIKDITVKDHILEDKKYDYLFTVDTLNEMVVAGMPFRDAYKAVAEQLEAGTYKSPKETKHTHEGSINNLCLDAIKDKMKAAF, encoded by the coding sequence ATGAAACTTTGGGAAAAAGGAATACCAACAGATAAACAAATTGAACAATTCACAGTAGGAAACGATCGTGAACTGGATTTAGTTTTGGCAAAATATGACGCTTTAGGTTCAATTGCACACGCCAAAATGTTAGGGCAAATTGGCTTATTAACTTCAGAAGAAACAACATCTTTAGTTGATGCTTTAAACGAAATTATTGCTGATATTGTAGTAGGTAATTTTGAAATCGAAGACAGTTTTGAAGACGTGCATTCTAAAATCGAATATCTTCTAACCGTAAAACTAGGTGATGCAGGAAAGAAAATCCACACGGCTCGTTCTCGTAACGATCAGGTTTTAGTAGATGTAAATTTATATCTTAAAGACGTTGTAAAAGAGTTAAAAGAACAAGTAAAAACACTTTTTGACTTAATGATGGAATCGGCAGAAAAACACCAAAACGTTTTATTGCCTGGTTATACACATTTGCAAATCGCGATGCCGTCTTCTTTCGGAATGTGGTTTTCTGCTTATGCCGAAACTTTGATTGATGACATTACTATGCTGAATGCGGCCTTGAAAATTGTAGATCAAAATCCGTTAGGTTCTGCTGCAGGTTACGGAAGCTCTTTTCCTATTAACAGGACATTTACAACACAAGAATTAGGTTTTGAAACTTTAAAATACAATTCGGTTGCAGCTCAAATGAGCCGTGGTAAATCAGAGAAAACAGTTGCTTTTGCAATGAGTAGTGTTGCAGCCACGTTAGCTAAATTTTCAATGGATGTCTGTTTATATATGAGTCAGAATTTCGATTTTATTGGTCTTCCTGCGCATCTTACAACAGGTTCAAGCATTATGCCTCATAAAAAAAATCCGGATGTTTTTGAGTTAATCAGAGGGAAATGCAACAAGATTCAGGCGCTTCCATACGAAATCACTTTAATTACAAATAATCTTCCAAGCGGTTATCACAGAGATTTACAGCTTTTAAAAGAAGGTTTGTTTCCGGCGATTCAAACTTTAAAATCTTGTTTAGATATTGCAATTTTCTCAATAAAAGATATTACGGTAAAAGATCATATTTTAGAAGATAAAAAATACGATTATTTGTTTACTGTAGATACTTTAAACGAAATGGTTGTGGCAGGAATGCCGTTTAGAGACGCTTACAAAGCTGTTGCCGAACAATTAGAAGCGGGAACGTATAAGTCTCCAAAAGAAACCAAACACACGCACGAAGGCAGTATTAATAATTTATGCTTAGATGCAATAAAAGATAAAATGAAAGCTGCTTTTTAA
- a CDS encoding argininosuccinate synthase translates to MKKVVLAYSGGLDTSYCLKYLKNEKGYEVHTVLVDTGGFSAEELTAIEKRAYELGSAQHANLTILDKYYDKAIKYLIFGNVLKNNTYPLSVSAERVFQAIEAIKYAKKVGATAIAHGSTGAGNDQIRFDLIFQTIAPEIEIITPIRDLKLSRQEEVDYLAQNGVHYSWEKAQYSINKGLWGTSVGGKETLTSGQPLPSEAYPSQLQKEGEEKVTLHFEQGELVGLNGKTDKPSNNIVALEKLASAYAIGRDIHVGDTIIGIKGRVGFEAAAPLIIIKAHHLLEKHTLGKWQQYWKEQLGNWYGMLFHEGQFLDPVMRNIETFLQDTQKTVNGTVTVSLKPYHFSLDGIESENDLMNTGFGQYGEMNNAWTSDDAKGFIKILGNAQNIFSSVNKLDHD, encoded by the coding sequence ATGAAAAAAGTAGTATTAGCTTATAGCGGAGGATTAGATACCTCGTATTGTTTGAAATATTTAAAAAACGAAAAAGGATACGAAGTTCACACTGTTCTTGTTGACACAGGAGGATTTTCTGCTGAAGAATTAACAGCTATTGAAAAAAGAGCTTATGAGTTAGGAAGTGCTCAACATGCCAACTTAACAATTTTAGACAAATATTACGATAAAGCAATAAAATATTTGATTTTCGGAAACGTATTAAAGAACAATACATATCCATTATCAGTAAGTGCAGAGCGTGTTTTCCAGGCAATTGAAGCTATAAAATATGCGAAAAAAGTAGGAGCAACTGCTATCGCACACGGAAGTACCGGTGCAGGAAATGACCAAATTCGTTTCGACTTGATTTTCCAAACTATTGCTCCGGAAATCGAAATTATTACTCCAATTAGAGATTTAAAATTATCAAGACAAGAAGAAGTTGATTATTTAGCTCAAAACGGAGTTCATTATTCTTGGGAAAAAGCACAATATTCTATCAATAAAGGACTTTGGGGAACTAGTGTTGGAGGAAAAGAAACTCTAACTTCAGGTCAGCCATTGCCAAGTGAAGCGTATCCTTCGCAGTTGCAAAAAGAAGGAGAAGAAAAAGTAACGCTTCATTTTGAACAAGGAGAATTAGTTGGTTTAAATGGAAAAACAGATAAACCTTCAAACAATATTGTGGCTCTTGAAAAACTGGCAAGTGCTTATGCAATTGGTAGAGATATTCACGTTGGAGATACTATTATCGGGATCAAAGGAAGAGTTGGTTTTGAAGCTGCTGCACCATTAATTATTATCAAAGCACACCATTTATTAGAGAAACATACTCTTGGAAAATGGCAGCAATACTGGAAAGAACAATTAGGAAACTGGTACGGAATGTTATTCCACGAAGGTCAGTTCTTAGATCCGGTTATGAGAAACATCGAAACTTTCTTGCAAGACACTCAAAAAACAGTAAACGGAACGGTAACAGTTTCATTAAAACCATATCATTTCTCACTTGATGGAATCGAATCTGAAAATGATTTAATGAACACAGGTTTCGGTCAATACGGTGAAATGAATAATGCTTGGACATCTGACGATGCAAAAGGATTTATCAAGATTTTAGGAAATGCACAAAACATATTCTCATCTGTAAACAAATTAGATCATGATTAA
- a CDS encoding GNAT family N-acetyltransferase, with product MKISIVVTQEEHFKFAQEICDTIESSALLRGTGIAKRTPEYIQKKMSNGDAMIALADGKFAGFCYIESWEHGKFVAHSGLIVHPDYRSLGLAKKIKSKVFDYSLKRYPDAKIFGITTGLAVMKINSELGYKPVPFSELTTDPSFWAGCKTCTNFEILQSKQNKMCLCTGMLYDPKEKQKTPPRHPFNEAVLSRLKKIKQALFLNKILSFIFLFKI from the coding sequence ATGAAGATCTCTATTGTTGTTACCCAGGAAGAACACTTCAAATTCGCACAGGAAATTTGCGATACGATAGAATCATCTGCCTTGTTGAGAGGTACGGGGATTGCTAAAAGAACTCCTGAGTACATTCAGAAAAAAATGTCGAATGGTGATGCAATGATTGCTCTGGCAGACGGGAAATTTGCAGGTTTTTGTTATATCGAAAGCTGGGAACACGGAAAGTTTGTAGCGCATTCGGGATTAATTGTACATCCTGATTACAGAAGTTTAGGATTGGCAAAAAAGATAAAATCAAAAGTTTTTGATTATTCTTTGAAAAGATACCCGGATGCTAAAATATTCGGAATTACAACCGGTTTAGCGGTTATGAAAATTAACTCTGAACTAGGTTATAAACCAGTTCCATTCTCAGAATTAACAACCGATCCAAGTTTTTGGGCGGGCTGTAAAACCTGTACTAATTTTGAAATCCTACAAAGCAAACAAAACAAAATGTGCCTTTGTACGGGAATGTTGTACGACCCAAAAGAAAAACAAAAAACACCGCCGAGACATCCTTTCAATGAGGCTGTTTTAAGCAGACTTAAAAAAATCAAACAGGCTTTATTCTTAAATAAAATATTGTCATTTATTTTTTTATTCAAAATTTAA
- the proB gene encoding glutamate 5-kinase: MGKKRILLKIGSNTLTKETNHISRGKIEDLGIQIAALNDEYEFIIVSSGAIAAAKQFVKLDNQDKDVFVKQALASIGQPHLMRIYNENFKDLGLNTSQCLLSYSDFEKEQTKKNIVNTINVLVKNNYIPIINENDTVATDEIRFGDNDKLAALTAVLLNVDILIIATNTNGIYTKESIHDEVPQTIKLVNDLKSLEKEIGDSKSSHGTGGMQSKIEAAAISKAANIETWIVNGLNDNFILKALKNEIPFTRIV, encoded by the coding sequence ATGGGTAAGAAACGGATTTTATTAAAAATAGGAAGTAATACTTTAACCAAAGAAACCAATCATATTTCGCGGGGAAAGATTGAAGACCTTGGAATTCAGATTGCGGCTTTAAACGACGAATATGAGTTTATCATAGTTAGTTCAGGAGCAATTGCGGCAGCAAAGCAATTTGTAAAACTGGATAATCAGGATAAAGATGTTTTTGTAAAACAAGCTTTAGCTTCAATCGGACAACCACATTTAATGCGGATTTACAATGAAAATTTCAAAGATTTAGGTTTAAATACGTCACAGTGTTTGCTTTCTTATTCTGATTTTGAAAAAGAACAGACCAAAAAGAACATTGTAAATACCATTAATGTTTTAGTCAAAAACAATTACATTCCGATTATCAATGAAAATGATACCGTTGCTACAGATGAGATTCGGTTTGGAGATAACGATAAATTAGCGGCTTTGACGGCCGTTCTTTTAAATGTTGATATTCTGATAATTGCGACCAACACAAACGGAATTTATACGAAAGAATCAATTCATGATGAAGTTCCTCAAACAATTAAATTGGTAAATGATTTAAAATCGCTGGAAAAAGAAATCGGAGATTCAAAATCATCACACGGAACAGGAGGAATGCAATCTAAAATAGAAGCGGCCGCAATTTCAAAAGCAGCAAATATTGAAACCTGGATTGTGAATGGATTAAATGATAATTTTATTCTAAAGGCATTAAAAAACGAAATTCCTTTTACTAGGATTGTGTAA
- the argC gene encoding N-acetyl-gamma-glutamyl-phosphate reductase — protein sequence MINVGIIGGSGYTAGELIRILMYHPKVNIDFVYSTTNAGKPLSVAHHDLMGDIEMNFTAEINPNVNVVFLCLGHGKSISFLKENQFASHTKIIDLGNDFRLNKDAHFEGKDFVYGLPEINKAEIKKTNYIANPGCFATAIQLALLPLAKHNLLNNDVHINATTGSTGAGVSLSETSHFSWRNNNMSHYKAFEHQHLGEISESLVQLQDDFDSELLFIPNRGDFPRGIFATLYTLCDDSLEQLVAKYEEFYKNEPFVTVTTTNINMKQVVQTNKCIISLLKKGNRVLITSIIDNLTKGASGQAIQNMNLMFGLEETTGLHLKPSGF from the coding sequence ATGATTAATGTCGGAATTATTGGTGGTTCGGGCTACACAGCCGGCGAACTCATCAGAATTTTAATGTATCATCCAAAAGTAAACATTGATTTTGTTTACAGTACAACAAACGCTGGGAAACCGCTTTCTGTAGCGCACCACGATTTGATGGGCGATATCGAAATGAATTTCACAGCCGAAATCAATCCAAATGTGAATGTTGTTTTCTTGTGCTTGGGTCACGGAAAATCGATTTCATTTTTGAAAGAAAATCAGTTTGCAAGTCATACTAAAATCATTGATTTAGGAAATGATTTCAGATTGAATAAGGATGCTCATTTTGAAGGAAAAGATTTTGTTTACGGATTGCCTGAAATCAATAAAGCCGAAATCAAAAAAACAAATTATATCGCCAATCCGGGTTGTTTTGCAACGGCTATTCAATTGGCATTATTACCTTTAGCAAAACACAATTTGCTGAATAATGATGTTCATATTAATGCAACAACTGGAAGCACGGGAGCAGGAGTAAGTCTTTCTGAAACTTCTCATTTCAGCTGGAGAAACAACAATATGTCACATTACAAAGCTTTTGAACACCAGCATTTAGGTGAGATTTCAGAAAGTCTGGTTCAGTTGCAAGATGATTTTGACAGCGAATTGCTTTTTATTCCGAACAGAGGAGATTTTCCAAGAGGGATTTTTGCAACTTTATATACGTTATGTGATGATAGTTTGGAACAATTAGTAGCGAAATACGAGGAGTTCTATAAAAATGAGCCTTTTGTAACCGTTACTACAACAAACATCAACATGAAACAAGTGGTGCAAACGAACAAATGTATCATTAGTTTATTGAAAAAAGGAAACCGGGTTTTAATAACATCAATTATAGATAACTTAACCAAAGGTGCTTCGGGACAAGCGATTCAAAACATGAATTTAATGTTCGGTTTAGAAGAAACCACAGGTTTACATTTGAAACCAAGCGGATTTTAA
- a CDS encoding GxxExxY protein codes for MKLLHQELTEVIIKTFYEVYNELGYGFLERVYQNSLYLELKNKGLNVEAQKKIVVYYKGIKVGEYYADLVVEDLIILELKAADCIVAEFENQILNYLRGTDCEVGLLLNFGTKPEFRRKILKTAKK; via the coding sequence ATGAAATTATTACATCAAGAGTTAACCGAAGTAATTATCAAAACTTTTTATGAAGTTTATAATGAGTTGGGATATGGATTTTTAGAAAGAGTTTATCAAAATTCATTGTATTTAGAATTAAAGAATAAAGGACTTAATGTTGAAGCGCAGAAGAAAATCGTTGTTTATTATAAAGGAATTAAAGTTGGCGAATATTATGCAGATTTAGTAGTAGAAGATTTAATTATATTAGAATTAAAAGCAGCTGATTGTATAGTAGCAGAATTTGAAAATCAAATTTTAAACTATTTGCGTGGTACGGATTGTGAAGTAGGTTTACTTCTAAATTTTGGAACAAAACCAGAATTTCGAAGAAAGATTTTGAAAACAGCAAAAAAGTAA
- a CDS encoding N-acetylornithine carbamoyltransferase: protein MNYISIKEINSLSKWVKQAIKIKKNPLKNQSLGKNKTLGMLFFNPSLRTRLSTQKAAMNLGMNVMVMNFTNEGWTLEFEDGAVMNSGASEHIKEAAEVVSQYCDIIAIRAFAGLVDKEKDYQETVISGFLKYATVPIVNMESAIRHPLQSLADAITMEEFKPRHKNKPKVVLSWAPHPKALPQAVANSFVEMMQMQKDMDFVITHPEGYELSPEITKDCTIEYNQDKAFENADFVYVKNWSNFNDYGKVTNSDPNWTVTAEKMALTNNGKFMHCLPVRRNVIVSDEVLDGENSIVIEQANNRTYSAQLVLQKILKKL from the coding sequence ATGAACTATATCTCAATAAAAGAAATCAACTCATTATCAAAATGGGTAAAACAAGCGATTAAAATCAAAAAGAATCCGCTTAAAAATCAAAGTTTAGGAAAAAATAAAACTCTTGGAATGTTATTCTTCAATCCAAGTTTAAGAACGCGTTTGAGTACTCAAAAAGCGGCAATGAACTTAGGAATGAACGTTATGGTAATGAATTTTACTAACGAAGGATGGACATTAGAATTCGAAGATGGAGCTGTAATGAATTCCGGTGCTTCAGAACACATCAAAGAAGCAGCAGAAGTGGTTTCGCAATACTGTGATATCATTGCAATTCGTGCTTTTGCAGGTTTGGTTGATAAAGAAAAAGATTATCAGGAAACTGTAATTTCAGGATTTTTGAAATATGCTACAGTGCCAATTGTAAACATGGAAAGTGCTATTCGTCACCCATTACAGTCGTTGGCAGATGCAATTACAATGGAAGAATTCAAACCTAGACACAAAAACAAACCAAAAGTAGTTCTTTCGTGGGCGCCGCATCCAAAAGCATTGCCACAGGCAGTTGCCAATTCATTCGTAGAAATGATGCAGATGCAAAAAGATATGGATTTTGTAATTACACATCCAGAAGGTTATGAGCTTAGCCCAGAAATCACAAAAGACTGCACAATCGAATACAACCAAGATAAGGCTTTTGAAAATGCTGATTTCGTTTATGTAAAAAACTGGAGTAATTTCAACGATTACGGAAAAGTAACCAATAGTGATCCAAATTGGACAGTTACAGCCGAAAAAATGGCTTTAACCAACAACGGAAAATTCATGCACTGTCTTCCGGTTCGTCGTAACGTAATTGTAAGCGACGAAGTCCTAGACGGAGAAAATTCAATCGTAATCGAACAAGCGAATAATAGAACGTATTCAGCACAATTAGTTTTACAAAAGATTTTGAAGAAATTGTAA